Proteins from a genomic interval of Gemmatimonas sp.:
- the acs gene encoding acetate--CoA ligase produces the protein MSDIDVLLQETRSFPPPSAFRATARVHDSRVQEDAAMDPLSFWAREAGELTWSKPWDSVLEWTPPHAKWFQGGQLNASVNCVDRHIHGPRRNKAAIIWEGEPGDRRTFTYWDMYREVNLAANMLKKLGVVKGDRVAIYLPMIPEAIFAMLACARIGAVHTVVFGGFSPESLRDRINDCGCKVLITADGGYRRGQMLPLKRNADEAIKECPTIEHVLVVMRRRSGVGDETFAEMEEGRDHWWHRMKRQVPKYCEPEVMDAEDLLFILYTSGTTGKPKGIVHTTGGYMTGVASTTKYVFDLKEEDVYWCTADIGWITGHSYMVYGPLANGATQIVYEGAPDWPDKDRFWQICERYGVSIFYTAPTAIRAFMKWGTPYVEKHDLSELRLLGSVGEPINPEAWMWYHKHIGQERCPIVDTWWQTETGAIMITPLPGVTATKPGSATTPFPGIKTALLDSAGNEIGVGGGLLAITHPWPSMLRTIWGDDARYVDTYFTKWPNRPDVYFPGDGAKRDEDGYLWILGRVDDVLNVAGHRIGTMEVESALVDHPAVAEAAVVGKAHEIKGQAIAAFVSLRAGFTPSGSLRDELREHVAMKIGALARPDDILFSADLPKTRSGKIMRRLLRDIAEGRALGDTTTLADPSVVASLKDQYEAQES, from the coding sequence ATGAGCGATATCGACGTTCTCCTGCAGGAAACGCGCTCCTTTCCGCCGCCGAGCGCCTTTCGCGCCACGGCCCGTGTCCACGATTCGCGCGTACAAGAAGACGCGGCGATGGACCCGCTCAGCTTCTGGGCGCGCGAAGCCGGCGAACTGACCTGGAGCAAGCCGTGGGATTCGGTGCTGGAGTGGACGCCGCCCCACGCCAAGTGGTTCCAGGGCGGGCAGCTCAACGCCTCGGTGAATTGCGTCGATCGCCACATCCACGGGCCGCGCCGCAACAAGGCCGCGATCATCTGGGAAGGCGAACCGGGCGACCGTCGCACGTTCACGTATTGGGACATGTACCGCGAAGTCAATCTCGCGGCGAACATGCTCAAGAAGCTCGGCGTCGTGAAGGGCGATCGCGTGGCGATCTATCTGCCCATGATTCCTGAAGCGATCTTCGCGATGCTGGCCTGCGCGCGCATTGGCGCCGTGCATACGGTGGTCTTCGGTGGCTTCTCACCGGAATCGCTGCGCGACCGCATCAACGATTGCGGGTGCAAGGTGCTGATCACCGCTGACGGCGGCTATCGTCGCGGACAGATGCTGCCGCTCAAGCGCAACGCTGACGAAGCGATCAAGGAGTGCCCCACCATCGAGCATGTACTGGTGGTGATGCGTCGTCGCAGTGGTGTGGGCGACGAAACGTTCGCCGAGATGGAGGAAGGTCGCGATCACTGGTGGCATCGCATGAAGCGGCAGGTGCCGAAGTATTGCGAACCCGAAGTGATGGACGCCGAAGACCTGCTGTTCATTCTCTACACGTCGGGCACCACGGGCAAACCGAAGGGCATCGTACACACGACCGGCGGCTACATGACCGGCGTGGCCAGCACCACCAAGTACGTGTTCGATTTAAAGGAAGAAGACGTGTACTGGTGCACCGCCGACATCGGCTGGATCACCGGGCACTCCTACATGGTGTACGGTCCGCTCGCCAACGGCGCCACGCAGATCGTGTACGAAGGCGCGCCCGACTGGCCTGACAAGGATCGCTTCTGGCAGATCTGCGAACGGTATGGCGTTTCCATTTTCTACACCGCCCCCACGGCGATTCGCGCGTTCATGAAGTGGGGTACGCCGTACGTCGAGAAACACGATCTGTCGGAGCTGCGCCTACTGGGATCGGTGGGCGAACCGATCAATCCGGAAGCGTGGATGTGGTACCACAAGCACATCGGGCAGGAGCGTTGTCCGATCGTGGACACGTGGTGGCAAACGGAAACCGGCGCGATCATGATCACGCCGCTGCCGGGTGTGACGGCGACCAAACCCGGCTCGGCGACCACACCATTCCCTGGCATCAAGACGGCGCTACTCGACAGCGCCGGCAACGAGATCGGCGTCGGTGGTGGTTTGCTGGCGATCACGCATCCGTGGCCGAGCATGCTGCGCACGATCTGGGGCGACGACGCGCGCTATGTCGACACGTATTTCACCAAGTGGCCGAACCGTCCCGACGTGTACTTCCCGGGCGACGGTGCCAAGCGCGACGAGGACGGCTATCTCTGGATTCTCGGTCGCGTGGACGACGTGTTGAACGTGGCCGGTCATCGCATCGGCACGATGGAAGTGGAGAGCGCGCTGGTGGATCACCCGGCGGTGGCGGAAGCCGCGGTGGTGGGCAAGGCGCACGAGATCAAGGGTCAGGCGATCGCGGCGTTCGTGTCGCTGCGCGCCGGGTTCACACCGAGCGGCAGTTTGCGCGACGAACTGCGCGAGCATGTGGCGATGAAGATCGGCGCGCTCGCTCGGCCTGACGACATTCTGTTCAGCGCGGATTTGCCGAAAACGCGCTCAGGCAAGATCATGCGTCGCCTGCTGCGGGACATCGCTGAGGGTCGCGCGCTTGGTGACACCACGACGCTGGCCGATCCTTCCGTGGTGGCCTCGCTGAAAGATCAGTATGAGGCGCAGGAGTCCTGA
- a CDS encoding ABC transporter ATP-binding protein: MQSPHETGATGVASANAAGPALTAEALVRAFGGRRAVNGVSITLHEGACLALFGPNGAGKTTLLRLLGGLLKPTTGTTRLHGQPLPGDAETRRLVGLISHHAMLYPALSVRENVRFAAECQGVIDADGATTRVLTQLRVLDRADTAVRYLSRGLQQRVSIARALVHGPQLVLLDEPYTGLDETGAQALTDALGALKADGATLVLVTHNLSEGLALATHSAIMQSGKFVDEQTVSPSGFDVPGYQAKYRALVHEGLA; encoded by the coding sequence ATGCAGTCACCCCACGAAACAGGTGCGACAGGTGTCGCGTCCGCGAATGCCGCGGGGCCGGCGCTCACGGCCGAGGCGCTGGTGCGCGCCTTTGGCGGCCGCCGCGCCGTGAATGGGGTGTCGATCACGCTGCACGAAGGCGCGTGTCTGGCGCTCTTTGGCCCGAACGGCGCGGGCAAGACCACACTGCTGCGCCTGCTGGGTGGGCTGCTCAAGCCCACCACCGGGACCACCCGTTTGCATGGTCAGCCGCTACCCGGTGATGCCGAGACGCGTCGACTGGTCGGATTGATCTCACATCACGCCATGCTGTACCCGGCGCTGTCGGTGCGCGAGAACGTGCGCTTCGCCGCCGAGTGTCAGGGCGTGATCGACGCCGACGGGGCCACCACGCGCGTGCTCACTCAGTTGCGTGTCCTCGATCGGGCCGACACCGCGGTGCGCTATCTCAGTCGCGGACTGCAGCAGCGTGTCTCGATCGCGCGCGCGCTGGTGCATGGGCCGCAGTTGGTGCTGCTCGACGAGCCGTACACGGGACTCGACGAAACCGGCGCGCAGGCGCTCACCGATGCGCTGGGCGCACTCAAGGCCGATGGGGCCACGCTCGTGCTGGTCACGCACAACCTCAGCGAAGGACTCGCGCTGGCCACCCACTCGGCGATCATGCAGAGCGGGAAGTTCGTGGATGAACAGACGGTGTCGCCGTCCGGCTTCGACGTGCCGGGGTATCAGGCGAAGTATCGCGCCCTCGTGCACGAGGGGCTGGCGTGA
- a CDS encoding heme exporter protein CcmB, with protein MSAVRAGSTHRDPTHKAPSYLADAWRIARKDLLIEFRTRSAFLAATVFAVLAVVIFRFTWDPTAIPAMDLAPGVLWVIFTFSGLLGLNRSFGLELAERAYDGLLASQVSREAIFTGKVIANFVFVMCVQALALPAVALFFDLSVGPSWGIIVGIVVLASLGLSAVGTLFAAIASNTRLAELLLPMMTLPFFVPLVIPAAQATAVVLRGQPIADGMAWLKVLVAFDLVFVSACIVVFPFTIEE; from the coding sequence GTGAGCGCTGTGCGCGCTGGTTCGACTCATCGCGACCCCACCCACAAGGCGCCGTCGTATCTGGCCGACGCCTGGCGCATTGCCCGGAAAGACCTGCTGATCGAGTTCCGGACCCGGAGCGCGTTTCTGGCGGCGACCGTCTTTGCGGTGCTGGCTGTCGTGATCTTCCGTTTCACGTGGGATCCCACGGCCATTCCGGCCATGGATCTCGCCCCCGGTGTGCTCTGGGTCATCTTCACTTTTTCCGGACTGCTCGGGCTCAACCGCTCCTTCGGACTGGAGCTGGCGGAACGGGCCTATGACGGCCTGCTCGCGTCGCAGGTGTCGCGCGAGGCCATCTTTACGGGCAAGGTGATCGCGAACTTCGTCTTCGTGATGTGCGTTCAAGCGTTGGCGCTTCCCGCCGTGGCGCTCTTCTTCGATCTTTCGGTCGGCCCGTCGTGGGGGATCATCGTGGGGATCGTGGTGCTGGCGTCCCTCGGGTTGTCGGCGGTTGGTACGTTGTTCGCGGCGATCGCCTCAAACACGCGCCTGGCCGAGTTGCTGTTGCCGATGATGACGCTGCCTTTCTTCGTGCCGCTCGTGATTCCCGCGGCGCAAGCCACGGCGGTGGTGTTGCGTGGTCAGCCGATCGCCGATGGCATGGCGTGGCTCAAGGTGTTGGTCGCCTTCGATCTCGTCTTCGTCTCCGCGTGCATC